From the genome of Sander lucioperca isolate FBNREF2018 chromosome 1, SLUC_FBN_1.2, whole genome shotgun sequence, one region includes:
- the mtnr1c gene encoding melatonin receptor type 1C isoform X2 → MGNQGNIFVVSLSVADLVVALYPYPLVLIAIFHNDWTMGDLHCQASGFIMGLSVIGSIFNITAIAINRYCYICHSLHYDRLYSLRNTCCYLGLTWLLTALATVPNFFVGSLQYDPRIYSCTFAQTVSSYYTISVVIIHFLIPLLVVSYCYMRIWVLVIQVKHRVKPDQGTKLKPSDVRNFLTMFMVFVLFAVCWAPLNLIGLAVAINPAKVEPYIPEWLFVTSYFMAYFNSCLNAVIYGLLNQNFRKEYKTILLSLCIPRLLLMETSRCATEGLKSKPSPAVTNNNVAEINV, encoded by the coding sequence GCAACATCTTCGTGGTGAGTTTATCCGTAGCAGACCTGGTGGTGGCGTTGTACCCTTACCCTCTGGTCCTGATAGCCATTTTCCACAATGACTGGACCATGGGTGACCTGCACTGCCAGGCCAGCGGCTTCATCATGGGCCTAAGCGTCATCGGCTCCATCTTCAACATCACGGCCATCGCCATCAACCGGTACTGCTACATCTGCCACAGCCTCCACTACGACCGCCTGTACAGCCTGAGGAACACCTGTTGCTACCTTGGCCTCACCTGGCTGCTCACTGCCCTCGCCACTGTGCCCAACTTctttgtcggctctctgcagtaCGACCCTCGCATCTACTCCTGCACCTTCGCCCAGACGGTCAGCTCATACTACACCATCTCAGTGGTGATTATTCACTTTCTGATCCCGCTGCTGGTGGTGTCCTACTGCTACATGAGGATATGGGTGCTGGTGATTCAAGTGAAACATCGGGTTAAACCAGACCAAGGGACCAAACTGAAACCTAGTGATGTGAGGAACTTCCTTACTATGTTTATGGTGTTTGTGTTATTTGCAGTGTGCTGGGCTCCACTGAACCTCATAGGCCTGGCTGTAGCTATAAACCCCGCAAAGGTTGAGCCATACATACCTGAGTGGCTCTTTGTCACAAGCTACTTCATGGCGTACTTCAACAGCTGCCTCAACGCCGTCATATATGGGCTACTAAACCAAAACTTCCGTAAGGAATACAAGACAATCCTCCTTTCTCTTTGCATACCTCGTTTGCTCCTCATGGAGACCTCAAGGTGTGCCACAGAGGGACTGAAGAGTAAGCCTTCTCCAGCTGTAACCAACAACAACGTAGCAGAGATAAATGTATGA